One Roseimaritima multifibrata DNA window includes the following coding sequences:
- a CDS encoding methyl-accepting chemotaxis protein → MSKTARPETSTAETKKELRREIEILKLENSRLEQNVAGQLAAINHSQSVIEFEMDGTIVSANENFLTLMGYTLAEIQGRNDSIFIDPEHLASPEYRDLWNRLNKGEHENGQYKRISKSGKEIWIQGSYSPIFDADGKPLKVIEYATDITEQTLRNADFEGQIEAIQKSQAVIEFEMDGTIVTANSLFLEAMGYTLDEIRGKHHRIFVDPDERIKPGYAEFWEKLNRGEYAHSEYRRIGKGGREVWIQGSYNPILGLNGRPCKVVKYADDVTQRVQLERSAKQQREKTKNLIDEVIESAHQFAEGARVIAESSANLSDGAQNQAASVEEMTASVAEMTNAIQVIATSAASVNDQASKTACLAGEASKTRTEAVVAMRLIEKSSEQITDIIQVISDIASQTNLLALNAAIEAARAGEHGLGFAVVADEVRKLAERSSEAAKEITQLIKESSRRVAEGAELSEDVGNSLASIVEAVDITAAGIVQIAEQTESQSASADQVQIAIRSVSETTESNAASAEELAASAEQLGAQSHTLQDLVSKFES, encoded by the coding sequence ATGTCAAAGACAGCCCGCCCTGAAACGTCGACCGCCGAAACCAAAAAAGAGTTGCGACGGGAAATAGAAATTCTCAAGCTGGAGAATTCACGTCTTGAGCAGAACGTGGCAGGACAGCTGGCTGCGATCAACCATTCGCAGTCCGTAATCGAGTTCGAAATGGACGGCACAATTGTCAGCGCCAATGAGAACTTCTTGACGTTGATGGGTTACACGCTGGCCGAAATCCAAGGACGAAACGACAGTATCTTTATCGATCCCGAACACCTAGCGAGCCCCGAATATCGAGACCTGTGGAACCGGCTGAATAAAGGAGAACACGAAAATGGTCAATACAAACGGATCAGTAAATCAGGCAAGGAGATCTGGATCCAAGGTTCGTACAGCCCAATTTTCGACGCCGACGGGAAACCGCTCAAAGTGATCGAATATGCCACGGACATCACCGAACAGACGCTGCGCAACGCTGACTTCGAGGGGCAGATCGAGGCCATTCAAAAGTCACAAGCGGTCATCGAATTCGAGATGGACGGAACGATCGTCACCGCGAACAGCCTCTTCTTAGAGGCAATGGGTTACACCTTGGATGAAATCCGTGGCAAGCATCACCGAATTTTTGTCGACCCTGACGAGCGAATCAAGCCAGGGTATGCGGAGTTTTGGGAGAAATTGAACCGCGGTGAATACGCCCACTCGGAATACCGGCGAATTGGGAAAGGGGGCCGCGAAGTATGGATCCAAGGTTCTTATAATCCCATTCTCGGTCTGAACGGACGCCCCTGCAAAGTCGTCAAGTACGCCGACGATGTAACGCAACGCGTTCAGTTGGAACGATCCGCCAAGCAGCAGCGTGAAAAGACCAAAAACCTGATTGATGAAGTGATCGAAAGCGCTCACCAATTTGCCGAAGGGGCAAGGGTCATTGCCGAAAGTAGTGCGAACTTGAGCGATGGCGCTCAAAACCAAGCGGCGAGCGTGGAAGAGATGACCGCATCGGTCGCCGAAATGACGAACGCCATCCAGGTCATTGCAACCAGCGCCGCATCCGTGAACGATCAGGCAAGCAAAACCGCATGCCTGGCAGGCGAGGCAAGCAAGACACGGACAGAAGCCGTCGTCGCCATGCGTTTGATCGAAAAATCGAGCGAGCAAATTACGGATATTATCCAAGTCATCAGCGACATCGCCAGTCAAACCAACTTGTTGGCGTTGAACGCAGCGATCGAGGCAGCCCGCGCGGGCGAACACGGTTTGGGTTTTGCCGTGGTGGCCGATGAGGTACGGAAACTTGCCGAACGGTCCAGTGAAGCCGCCAAAGAAATTACTCAGCTGATCAAAGAATCGTCGCGTCGCGTTGCCGAAGGAGCGGAGTTATCCGAAGATGTCGGTAATTCGCTAGCTTCGATCGTTGAAGCGGTCGACATCACGGCTGCCGGGATCGTCCAAATCGCAGAGCAGACCGAATCGCAATCTGCAAGCGCCGATCAGGTACAAATTGCAATTCGATCGGTTTCCGAGACGACGGAATCGAATGCAGCCAGCGCGGAAGAACTTGCCGCCAGCGCCGAACAACTTGGCGCACAGTCGCACACACTGCAAGACTTGGTGAGTAAGTTTGAATCGTAA
- a CDS encoding chemotaxis protein CheA produces MSDNTQNSSGPNDDMSEYLQTFLDETEEQLDDLVETMLSLERDSTNSEDLNESFRLIHSIKGSAGMMGLEQITVLTHHLENRFERFRSGTEQLDEPTMNVVLRCVDFLRQSNDRLRDGNALGSPTELLSELKRLEDQAALQKNTSKETASESTAEEAITEATLEPTPEDTPPKAEHPTEIPPASPELHDSPIRMVIRFRPRLQLVDLKAQLIVNRLAGLGTIKSTRPTLESLSEDEPLEEFELQIETDRDLDNLRSAAQVDGVDSIDFPEDVDKSSKTAERRASVEYPDVNLPAESTDSDAPEFGTKQNSITVIEPIQSAEPTESAEPTIDAEPTESADTVAANKIDIDPQPMDVPEPAESAQSPQPVETVNAADAPTVSDVPTSDKAAGKVAETMRVEIDRLDSLMNLAGELVVNRARFVQISSQINPSHRKASALNRIREFCDSLRDTIEGLENETAEPSDRGALVTQLRCGLELMDEHSEIWEHDRGHLDKFGEAIDQLSRVSKNLQKGVLDTRMVPVGPLFNRFKRVVRDLSKERDKRVNLLIRGEKTELDKRMIDALGDPLMHLVRNSIDHGLEPTQVRLDSHKPEIGTISLEATHSGNNIYIHVRDDGGGIDVDKIKTKLINNQVLSKAATSELSDAQALDYIWHPGFSTAQEVTDVSGRGVGMDVVQNRIRKLNGTIEVESIPKQGTHFTIRLPLTLAIINCLLVKIRGVVFSMPIDEVREIVSVKEEEIVTVQGKRTIDVRDEFIPLVRIDEVFHWNNWGQKDDEPVRGDSNVDANASQVVIVQTAGKTMGLHVDELIGSHDMVIKSLSDNFIEIRGLSGASILGDGNVGLMLDIGTAYQMATQPSTRTATEELSS; encoded by the coding sequence ATGAGCGACAACACACAGAATTCGTCCGGTCCCAATGACGACATGTCGGAATACTTGCAGACGTTTCTGGATGAGACCGAGGAGCAACTTGATGACTTGGTCGAAACCATGCTGTCGCTCGAGCGCGATTCGACGAACTCCGAAGATTTGAACGAGTCCTTTCGACTGATCCATTCCATCAAAGGATCCGCCGGAATGATGGGACTGGAACAGATTACGGTCCTTACCCATCATCTTGAAAATCGCTTTGAGCGTTTTCGATCCGGCACCGAACAGCTCGATGAGCCGACGATGAACGTCGTCCTGCGGTGCGTCGATTTCCTTCGCCAAAGCAACGATCGGCTGCGAGACGGCAACGCCCTGGGCAGCCCTACCGAGTTGCTTAGTGAGTTGAAGCGATTAGAAGATCAGGCTGCGCTGCAAAAAAACACGTCCAAAGAAACAGCGTCAGAGTCAACTGCAGAAGAAGCGATTACCGAAGCGACTTTGGAACCGACACCGGAAGACACGCCGCCGAAAGCTGAGCATCCGACGGAAATACCCCCCGCCTCGCCCGAGCTGCACGATTCGCCAATCCGCATGGTCATCCGATTCCGGCCACGGTTGCAATTGGTGGACTTGAAAGCCCAGTTGATCGTGAACCGATTAGCAGGATTGGGAACCATCAAATCAACTCGACCGACGCTGGAGAGCTTGTCGGAAGACGAGCCGTTGGAGGAATTTGAATTACAGATCGAAACCGATCGGGATCTGGACAACTTGCGCAGTGCCGCACAGGTCGACGGTGTGGATTCAATCGACTTCCCAGAGGACGTGGACAAGTCCAGCAAAACGGCAGAACGGAGAGCGTCGGTTGAATATCCCGACGTTAACTTACCCGCGGAATCCACTGATTCAGACGCTCCAGAATTCGGCACCAAACAAAATTCGATAACGGTGATCGAACCAATTCAGTCAGCCGAACCGACGGAATCAGCCGAACCGACTATTGACGCCGAACCAACGGAATCCGCCGACACGGTCGCCGCGAACAAAATCGATATCGATCCTCAACCGATGGACGTTCCAGAACCGGCTGAGTCCGCTCAATCACCGCAGCCTGTCGAAACCGTGAACGCTGCCGACGCCCCAACCGTTAGCGATGTCCCCACGTCCGACAAAGCGGCTGGCAAGGTTGCCGAAACGATGCGTGTCGAAATCGATCGATTGGACAGTCTGATGAATTTGGCGGGCGAATTGGTCGTCAACCGAGCCCGCTTTGTCCAGATTTCCAGTCAGATCAATCCGTCGCATCGAAAAGCAAGTGCGTTGAATCGAATCCGCGAATTCTGTGACAGTTTGCGTGACACGATCGAAGGCTTGGAAAATGAAACCGCTGAACCGAGCGACCGCGGCGCTTTGGTGACGCAGTTGCGATGCGGTTTGGAATTAATGGATGAACACTCGGAGATCTGGGAACATGACCGTGGCCACCTGGACAAATTTGGCGAGGCAATCGACCAACTTTCGCGAGTTTCCAAAAATCTGCAGAAAGGAGTCTTAGACACTCGAATGGTCCCGGTCGGTCCGCTATTCAATCGGTTTAAACGCGTGGTCCGCGATCTATCCAAAGAACGTGACAAGCGGGTCAACCTGCTGATCCGTGGCGAGAAAACAGAGCTGGACAAACGGATGATCGACGCTCTGGGCGATCCCTTGATGCACCTAGTACGAAACTCCATCGACCACGGTTTAGAACCGACGCAGGTTCGCCTTGACAGTCACAAACCAGAAATCGGAACGATCTCCCTGGAGGCGACTCACAGTGGCAACAACATTTATATCCACGTACGAGATGACGGCGGCGGGATCGATGTCGACAAGATCAAAACCAAACTGATCAACAATCAAGTTCTTTCGAAGGCAGCGACGAGTGAACTAAGCGACGCACAGGCCTTGGATTACATCTGGCACCCTGGATTCAGCACCGCTCAGGAAGTTACCGACGTTTCGGGGCGGGGCGTCGGGATGGACGTCGTGCAAAACCGGATCAGGAAATTAAACGGAACGATCGAAGTCGAATCGATTCCGAAACAAGGAACCCATTTCACCATTCGGTTGCCCCTAACATTGGCAATTATCAATTGCCTATTGGTCAAAATCCGCGGGGTCGTGTTTTCGATGCCGATTGATGAAGTTCGCGAAATCGTTTCGGTCAAAGAGGAGGAAATTGTCACCGTTCAGGGAAAACGAACGATCGATGTCCGGGACGAATTTATTCCCTTGGTTCGAATCGACGAAGTTTTCCACTGGAATAATTGGGGCCAAAAGGACGACGAACCGGTTCGCGGTGATTCGAATGTCGACGCGAATGCATCCCAGGTTGTCATTGTACAAACCGCTGGAAAAACCATGGGCCTGCACGTGGACGAACTTATCGGCAGTCATGACATGGTGATCAAGTCGCTTTCGGATAACTTCATTGAGATCCGCGGGTTGTCAGGGGCGAGTATCCTAGGTGACGGTAACGTCGGCCTGATGCTTGATATTGGCACGGCATATCAAATGGCGACTCAACCATCCACACGAACGGCTACCGAGGAACTTTCAAGTTGA
- a CDS encoding protein-glutamate methylesterase/protein-glutamine glutaminase — translation MKSRPTKILVVDDSALYRQSIQNVLREYEGAQTVGSAKNGVDALEKIERLDPDLLTLDVQMPDMNGIELLREIKRRKLRPKAIMVSSFTAAGTQVTTDALMEGAFDFILKPSGSDSGANRQQLQDELQEKISAFRESSDTVRTSKRVTRQPVGDNGLAEKVPAPKSPCRVVVLGTSTGGPVALKALLPKLPAELPIPLLVVQHMPPTYTQSLAVRLNSICELEVVEATNNMEAIAGRVILAAGGQQMKLISRAGRLLVQVTDAPPENSVRPSVDYTLRSTVEATGGNALAVIMTGMGRDGLEGCRGLKQAGGYVFAQNQSDCVVFGMPKAVIEQNLADRTLPLAKLAPAIVRHIKRSRRA, via the coding sequence GTGAAATCCCGACCGACGAAAATTCTGGTGGTAGACGACTCGGCGTTATATCGCCAGTCGATCCAGAATGTATTGCGCGAATACGAAGGCGCACAAACGGTCGGCAGTGCCAAGAATGGCGTCGACGCTTTGGAAAAAATCGAACGATTGGATCCGGATCTATTGACCCTTGACGTTCAAATGCCCGACATGAATGGCATTGAATTACTGCGTGAGATCAAACGCCGAAAACTTCGCCCCAAAGCAATCATGGTCAGCAGTTTTACCGCTGCAGGAACTCAAGTGACCACGGATGCGTTAATGGAGGGAGCATTCGATTTTATTCTCAAACCATCCGGTAGCGATTCCGGCGCAAACCGCCAACAGCTTCAAGACGAACTACAGGAAAAGATCTCCGCTTTTCGCGAATCATCTGACACCGTTAGGACTTCGAAACGCGTCACCCGGCAACCCGTGGGCGACAATGGGTTGGCCGAAAAAGTACCGGCACCCAAATCCCCGTGCCGAGTAGTGGTCTTGGGCACGTCGACCGGTGGCCCCGTCGCGTTGAAGGCCCTCCTGCCGAAATTGCCCGCGGAGTTGCCAATCCCCCTCCTGGTCGTTCAGCATATGCCGCCAACCTATACGCAGTCGTTAGCGGTACGTCTGAATTCGATCTGTGAATTGGAGGTCGTCGAAGCGACCAACAACATGGAGGCCATCGCCGGTCGGGTGATCCTTGCCGCTGGCGGCCAGCAAATGAAACTGATCTCACGCGCCGGCCGTTTACTGGTTCAAGTAACCGACGCCCCCCCTGAAAACAGCGTGCGGCCATCGGTTGATTACACGCTTCGATCGACAGTCGAAGCCACGGGCGGAAATGCACTTGCTGTGATCATGACCGGCATGGGCCGTGACGGGCTGGAAGGCTGTCGCGGGTTGAAGCAAGCTGGCGGGTACGTCTTCGCGCAAAATCAGTCTGATTGTGTCGTCTTTGGAATGCCCAAAGCCGTGATCGAACAAAACCTTGCCGACCGAACCTTGCCGCTTGCCAAGTTGGCACCCGCAATCGTCCGGCACATCAAACGCAGCCGCCGAGCTTAA
- a CDS encoding response regulator, with protein sequence MGTKRLLVVDDALFMRKRIREIAETAGWEIAGEAEDGEQALAIYEQTKPDLVTLDIVMPKLDGVSTLKQLMQFDPQARVVMVSAVNQKPKLAECIAAGAIDFIVKPFDKAGLLAFFEKSLAADNQS encoded by the coding sequence ATGGGAACGAAACGCTTGTTGGTCGTCGACGACGCCCTCTTCATGCGCAAACGCATTCGCGAGATCGCGGAAACCGCCGGTTGGGAAATCGCCGGTGAAGCCGAAGACGGCGAACAGGCCTTGGCAATCTATGAACAGACAAAACCGGACCTCGTCACCTTGGACATCGTGATGCCAAAACTGGACGGTGTGTCGACGCTGAAACAATTAATGCAGTTTGATCCGCAGGCACGCGTCGTTATGGTCAGCGCCGTGAATCAAAAACCAAAGCTGGCAGAATGCATCGCGGCCGGTGCGATCGACTTCATCGTCAAACCGTTTGACAAAGCAGGGCTGCTCGCGTTCTTTGAAAAATCCCTTGCTGCCGATAACCAATCGTAG
- a CDS encoding chemotaxis protein CheC, protein MTDQGENLLSATQLATLESTFRRGSASASEALAKWIGKPSVVDFDSLEQLPMEEATELLTRGDDAPICSCSMQIQGIITGEMILAFDDASGWALADILLDNPQGTTTEWTELTTSAALETTNILCCAYLNALQQSLSVGSESQEVVPTPPRFSREFAESLMEFVLMGQAIAFDQAILARTRFEIDRLAVNWTLLFVPDAESMSRLPELLLSGESER, encoded by the coding sequence TTGACCGACCAAGGAGAGAATCTTCTCAGTGCAACCCAATTGGCTACTCTCGAATCGACATTTCGTCGCGGGTCGGCTAGTGCATCCGAGGCGCTCGCCAAGTGGATTGGCAAACCATCCGTCGTTGATTTCGATTCATTGGAACAGTTGCCAATGGAGGAAGCGACGGAACTGCTCACTCGCGGGGACGACGCGCCAATCTGTTCCTGTTCAATGCAGATCCAAGGGATCATCACCGGTGAGATGATCCTGGCGTTCGACGACGCCAGCGGATGGGCGTTGGCCGATATTCTGCTGGACAATCCTCAAGGCACAACGACCGAGTGGACTGAATTGACGACATCGGCCGCCCTGGAAACGACCAACATCCTTTGCTGTGCCTACCTTAACGCATTACAGCAGAGCCTCTCCGTCGGCAGCGAATCGCAGGAAGTCGTTCCAACCCCTCCCAGATTCAGCCGTGAATTCGCTGAAAGTCTGATGGAGTTTGTCCTGATGGGACAGGCAATTGCCTTTGACCAAGCGATCCTGGCAAGAACGCGATTCGAAATTGATCGGCTGGCCGTAAATTGGACCTTGCTGTTTGTGCCGGACGCCGAATCGATGTCGCGTCTGCCAGAACTGCTTCTTAGCGGCGAGTCCGAGCGATGA
- a CDS encoding CheR family methyltransferase, whose product MNRNVAGIPGHGIDRNVANHPTPPWKQTKGQSTVGLPRLNSQQFDRFHDFIYKKSGIHIDKNKITLLSNRIRRRVNAGGYDDFDDYYRVLTSTAGADELAGFLDAITTNETYFFRTQKQFDWLASDWLSEQIARHRAGERKRQLRIWSAGCSNGSEPYSIAICLAENLFRLRDWSLEVVGTDISAEMLNMARKGSFNARAIEEVPEQQQRRYFHPPTENNQRQVRDSIKKLVKFQQHNLMVPLAESSFDCIFIRNVLIYFDRESKQKVVDNLLNALAFGGYLVVGPSEGIYEMLGGLERVSPLIYKKVTATSRTRPTTETRGRNS is encoded by the coding sequence TTGAATCGTAACGTCGCAGGGATCCCGGGGCACGGTATCGATCGCAATGTTGCCAACCACCCCACGCCGCCGTGGAAACAAACAAAGGGTCAATCAACCGTGGGACTCCCGCGTCTTAATTCGCAACAATTCGATCGGTTCCATGATTTCATTTACAAGAAAAGTGGGATCCATATCGACAAGAACAAGATCACCTTGCTTAGCAATCGTATCCGCCGCCGAGTAAACGCAGGCGGATATGATGATTTTGATGACTACTACCGAGTTCTCACGTCGACTGCCGGAGCCGATGAACTTGCGGGTTTCCTGGATGCGATCACGACAAACGAAACCTACTTCTTTCGCACCCAAAAGCAATTCGATTGGCTTGCCAGTGATTGGCTGTCCGAGCAAATCGCTAGACACCGCGCCGGCGAACGGAAGCGTCAGCTGCGAATTTGGTCGGCAGGTTGTTCGAATGGCTCCGAACCCTACTCGATCGCAATCTGCCTAGCGGAGAATCTGTTTCGACTTCGTGACTGGTCATTGGAGGTCGTCGGAACCGACATCAGTGCCGAAATGTTGAACATGGCACGCAAAGGAAGTTTCAACGCGCGTGCGATCGAGGAAGTTCCAGAACAACAGCAGCGGCGGTACTTCCACCCCCCAACCGAAAACAATCAACGCCAAGTTCGAGATTCGATCAAGAAACTGGTGAAGTTTCAGCAACATAATCTGATGGTACCGTTGGCCGAGTCGAGTTTTGATTGCATCTTTATCCGGAACGTGCTGATCTACTTTGACCGCGAATCAAAACAGAAAGTGGTCGACAATCTGCTCAATGCGTTAGCGTTCGGGGGATACCTAGTCGTCGGTCCTTCCGAAGGCATCTACGAAATGCTGGGCGGTTTGGAAAGAGTTTCGCCCCTGATTTACAAGAAGGTGACAGCAACGTCACGCACCCGTCCTACGACCGAGACACGAGGTCGGAACTCATGA
- a CDS encoding chemotaxis protein CheD yields the protein MDPLRQAAGRSVRMGEMHVGGEGDILRTLLGSCIGLMLYDRRKKIGGLAHIVLPESRGKIERPGKYVDTAIPGLIAQMERFAAEKLKLTAKIAGGASMFSTSTAGNIGQQNFDACQQLLSDFRIPVLASHCGGEKGRRMSVDITNGNVVIEIVGQDPLELG from the coding sequence ATGGACCCACTAAGACAGGCAGCCGGTCGGTCCGTTCGCATGGGTGAAATGCATGTTGGTGGAGAAGGGGATATTCTCCGCACGCTGCTAGGTTCGTGCATCGGTCTGATGCTGTATGATCGACGCAAGAAAATTGGGGGTTTAGCCCACATCGTGCTGCCCGAATCACGCGGTAAAATCGAACGTCCCGGCAAGTATGTCGACACTGCGATTCCTGGACTGATCGCGCAGATGGAAAGGTTTGCCGCCGAGAAATTAAAGCTGACAGCTAAGATCGCCGGCGGCGCCAGCATGTTTTCGACGAGCACCGCCGGAAACATCGGCCAACAGAATTTTGACGCATGTCAGCAATTGCTCTCCGATTTCCGCATTCCGGTCCTGGCCAGTCACTGCGGCGGTGAAAAAGGGAGACGGATGTCCGTTGATATCACAAACGGCAATGTGGTGATCGAGATCGTTGGACAAGATCCGCTCGAATTGGGATGA
- a CDS encoding SpoIIE family protein phosphatase, which yields MNDSSPRASLLIVEDSRIQAKILSDKLLEAGYQVRTAENGQIGLEMIREQPPTLVISDIEMPVMNGYQLCHAVKNDPDLRRIPFILLSTLADAQDIIKGLHCGADNYVTKPYDPKFLISRVASLLETPLAEDEEEQQLDVTLGGTQYTVKAGRQQVLNLLVSTFENAVEKNQELVRTNEELTVAKEQLTRWNDQLESLNNQLDSSNQRMTRDLDAAAKVQRSLLPSSNPKTSLVNFSWKFIPCDELAGDFLNYFALDEDHIAIYVVDVSGHGVASSLLSVTIGRLMTPLVSSSSLLVQSDGNGQTRIVPPREVAFELNRRFPMEEQNELFFTMLYGVLKLSTLELQYVSAGHDPIVHVRKGELPKMLEGTNMAIGWVEDMEYDQEAVTLAPGDRLYAYSDGVPEAMDEGLNQFSMQQMMEMIELGQSQSLEQSVSLLEKSVQRWCAKNGPKDDVSILGLEIASDS from the coding sequence ATGAACGATTCCTCACCACGTGCTTCTTTACTGATCGTCGAAGACAGCCGCATCCAAGCAAAAATCTTGTCGGACAAACTGCTGGAGGCGGGGTACCAGGTTCGCACCGCAGAAAACGGCCAGATCGGTTTGGAAATGATTCGTGAGCAACCACCAACGCTGGTGATCTCGGACATCGAAATGCCCGTGATGAACGGCTACCAGTTGTGTCACGCGGTTAAGAACGATCCCGACCTGCGACGAATTCCGTTCATCTTGTTATCGACGTTGGCCGATGCCCAAGACATCATCAAGGGGCTGCACTGCGGCGCGGACAACTATGTCACCAAACCGTACGATCCCAAGTTCCTGATCTCGCGAGTCGCATCGCTGCTGGAAACGCCGCTTGCCGAAGACGAAGAAGAACAGCAGCTGGATGTAACCCTCGGCGGCACCCAGTACACGGTGAAGGCTGGACGACAACAGGTCCTGAACCTGCTGGTCTCTACCTTTGAGAACGCGGTCGAGAAAAACCAGGAACTTGTCCGGACCAACGAAGAACTGACGGTCGCCAAAGAACAACTCACGCGTTGGAACGATCAACTGGAATCGTTGAACAATCAATTAGATTCTTCCAACCAACGCATGACCCGCGACTTGGACGCCGCGGCGAAAGTTCAACGATCGCTGTTGCCATCGTCCAACCCCAAAACGTCTCTCGTCAATTTCTCTTGGAAGTTCATCCCCTGTGATGAACTGGCCGGCGATTTCCTAAACTATTTCGCGTTGGATGAAGACCATATTGCGATCTACGTGGTCGACGTCAGCGGCCATGGAGTCGCGTCTTCATTGTTGTCGGTTACCATCGGTCGGTTGATGACCCCGCTGGTCTCTTCCTCGTCGCTGCTGGTCCAGTCAGACGGCAATGGCCAAACCCGGATTGTCCCGCCTCGAGAGGTCGCGTTCGAACTAAATCGACGCTTTCCAATGGAAGAGCAGAACGAACTGTTCTTTACAATGTTATATGGCGTGCTGAAATTGAGCACGTTGGAACTTCAATACGTTTCGGCAGGCCATGACCCAATCGTTCATGTCCGCAAAGGCGAACTGCCCAAGATGTTGGAAGGGACCAACATGGCTATCGGATGGGTCGAAGATATGGAATACGACCAAGAAGCCGTGACGCTCGCTCCCGGCGACCGGCTTTATGCCTACTCCGATGGCGTTCCCGAAGCGATGGATGAAGGGCTGAATCAATTCTCGATGCAACAAATGATGGAGATGATTGAACTTGGTCAGTCGCAGTCTTTGGAACAAAGTGTGTCATTGCTTGAGAAATCGGTACAACGCTGGTGTGCAAAAAACGGCCCCAAAGACGATGTTTCAATCCTGGGACTAGAAATCGCATCGGATTCCTAA